One Cryptomeria japonica chromosome 9, Sugi_1.0, whole genome shotgun sequence genomic window carries:
- the LOC131045743 gene encoding (R)-mandelonitrile lyase-like: MELLPLSPFLLFFASSQLLAATSTSGAPSYSYPFMTVDAEKAAARRYDYIIVGGGTAGCPLAATLSQNYTVLLMERGGSPYGNPDIENADAYGKPLRQTDKYTSIAQAFVSEDGVQLDRARVLGGGTAINAGFYSRASLEYIRGMGWDEKLVNESFLWVEKMNAFEPNPISRWSSAAKGGLLEAGVLPYNGYTVDHLVGTKIGASTFDNNGK, from the exons ATGGAGCTTCTACCTCTCAGCCCATTCCTCCTATTCTTTGCCAGTTCTCAGCTGTTGGCAGCGACATCCACATCTG GTGCTCCTTCCTATTCATACCCATTTATGACTGTGGATGCTGAGAAAGCAGCTGCAAGAAGATATGATTATATCATAGTTGGAGGAGGTACAGCTGGGTGTCCTCTGGCTGCTACTCTCTCACAAAACTACACTGTTTTGTTAATGGAGAGAGGAGGATCTCCTTATGGGAATCCTGACATTGAGAACGCCGATGCTTATGGCAAGCCATTGAGACAAACAGATAAATACACTTCCATAGCTCAGGCATTTGTAAGTGAGGATGGAGTGCAGCTTGACAGAGCCAGAGTTTTGGGAGGAGGAACTGCTATCAATGCTGGGTTTTACAGCAGGGCAAGCTTGGAATATATTAGAGGAATGGGATGGGATGAGAAATTGGTAAATGAGTCATTTTTGTGGGTGGAGAAAATGAATGCTTTTGAACCAAATCCCATTTCTCGATGGTCATCAGCTGCGAAAGGTGGACTTCTGGAAGCGGGAGTGCTTCCATACAATGGGTATACTGTCGATCATTTGGTGGGCACCAAGATCGGTGCTTCTACCTTTGATAACAATGGCAAATGA
- the LOC131858588 gene encoding (R)-mandelonitrile lyase-like, which yields MGKLKARGLEFINSINGSSYQVLLDESSSFSEVILSAGSIGSPQLLLLSGIGPSQDLKKLNISVLKDVPLVGQRIQDNPRTSVLIQSPTPLNFSSIQVVGILNNSNLYIYASSFVQYVFPNGSILSNGSGGAIFQKVAYPLSRGNLSLISKDPKDNPSVRYNYYSEPEDLQKCVQGLKVIVDICETSSIQNFAYNKSSGTSGLHFIGLALPKNKSDDIAMGKFCREKLATIWHFHGGCDIGHVIDKRYRLKGVIGLRIVDGSTFRDSPGTNPQATTMMLGRYVGVKILQERGAFE from the exons ATGG GTAAGTTGAAGGCTCGTGGACTAGAATTCATAAATTCCATTAATGGTAGTTCCTACCAAGTGTTACTTGATGAATCTTCATCTTTCAGTGAGGTTATTCTTTCCGCAGGAAGTATAGGAAGCCCTCAACTTCTGCTCCTAAGTGGAATAGGTCCCTCACAAGatcttaaaaaattaaatatatctgTCTTAAAAGATGTACCTTTAGTAGGACAAAGGATCCAAGATAATCCACGTACATCGGTATTAATACAATCTCCTACACCACTTAATTTTTCCAGCATACAAGTAGTAGGCATACTAAATAATTCTAATCTCTACATATATGCCAGTAGCTTTGTGCAGTATGTTTTTCCAAATGGCTCTATTTTATCAAATGGTTCTGGAGGGGCAATCTTTCAGAAAGTAGCTTACCCATTATCAAGAGGAAATCTAAGTCTAATTAGTAAGGATCCCAAAGACAATCCTTCTGTTCGTTATAACTACTATTCAGAGCCTGAAGATTTGCAAAAATGTGTGCAAGGGCTCAAGGTAATAGTTGACATTTGTGAAACAAGTTCCATCCAAAATTTTGCCTATAATAAGTCTAGTGGCACAAGTGGGCTACATTTCATTGGATTGGCTTTACCCAAGAATAAATCAGATGACATAGCCATGGGTAAGTTTTGTAGAGAAAAACTTGCCACCATATGGCATTTCCATGGAGGTTGTGATATTGGTCATGTTATTGATAAAAGGTATCGTCTGAAAGGTGTTATTGGTCTAAGGATCGTTGATGGTTCCACTTTTCGAGATAGTCCTGGAACTAACCCACAAGCAACCACCATGATGCTTGGAAG GTATGTAGGAGTGAAGATTCTACAAGAGCGTGGGGCTTTTGAATGA
- the LOC131858589 gene encoding uncharacterized protein LOC131858589, which yields MGWFKLNFDGASRGNLGHATIGCCLHNLDRTEMTQRAKLVGIETNNKAEVLALVDGLEICRELGVEKLAVEGDLTIIINVMRKGSILNWRLEVLLNRALNLRKTFKKIIFNHIFREGNSKADELANIGADVTYID from the coding sequence ATGGGCTGGtttaagcttaactttgatggagcctccagAGGTAATCTGGGGCATGCTACCATTGGTTGTTGTCTTCACAACTTAGACCGGACCGAGATGACTCAGAGGGCTAAACTAGTAGGCATTGAAACTAACAATAAGGCAGAAGTTTTGGCGCTAGTAGATGGGCTTGAAATTTGTAGGGAATTAGGAGTGGAGAAATTGGCTGTCGAAGGGGACTTGACCATTATAATCAATGTTATGAGAAAAGGATCCATTCTCAACTGGAGGTTAGAGGTGCTGCTCAATAGAGCTTTAAACCTGAGAAAGACATTCAAGAAGATCATATTTAATCACATCTTCCGCGAGGGTAATTCTAAGGCAGATGAATTAGCTAATATAGGGGCAGATGTGACCTACATAGACTAA